Proteins co-encoded in one Campylobacter ornithocola genomic window:
- a CDS encoding class II aldolase and adducin N-terminal domain-containing protein: protein MDKENIISQIKILSASMFKKNFFGICHGSVSAKLSQGSFIINKNNTFLNQIDEKNLSILKFAKDYSWDEASSDCEIHKSIYENIPEAKFVCFACPTYTLSMSLNHDFITPQDYFGEIFLEEIRVYNPKNYEDWEDRSQTEIYRYMLEQKQNFVVVKGYGIFAYGRTSYELGKIIDLIENSCKIIHLAETNLS, encoded by the coding sequence ATGGATAAAGAAAACATCATTTCTCAAATAAAAATACTTTCTGCTTCAATGTTCAAAAAAAATTTTTTTGGAATTTGCCATGGTTCAGTTTCAGCAAAGCTTTCTCAAGGTTCATTTATTATCAACAAAAACAATACTTTTTTAAATCAAATAGATGAAAAAAATTTAAGTATCTTAAAATTTGCAAAAGATTATAGTTGGGACGAAGCAAGCAGTGATTGTGAAATTCACAAAAGTATATATGAAAATATACCCGAGGCTAAATTTGTATGTTTTGCTTGTCCAACTTATACTCTATCAATGAGTTTAAATCATGATTTTATAACACCTCAAGATTATTTTGGGGAAATTTTTTTAGAAGAAATTCGTGTTTATAATCCTAAAAATTATGAAGACTGGGAAGATAGATCGCAAACTGAAATTTATCGTTACATGTTAGAACAAAAACAAAATTTTGTTGTTGTAAAAGGTTATGGAATATTTGCTTATGGCAGAACAAGTTATGAGTTGGGTAAAATTATAGATTTAATTGAAAATTCTTGTAAAATTATCCATTTAGCTGAAACAAATTTATCATAA
- a CDS encoding peptidylprolyl isomerase, with the protein MLTWMQHHKKYLVVTIWISVIAFVGAGFVGWGSYDFNTDRSNSVAKVGDEKISYDEFNLKYSQLFSYYSQLNNGNYTQEQAKKDGLDIQAINELIQEKLLLSYAKTLGLNVSEEEIAYDLAHQEIFHNASGVFDKNLYYNLLARNNYTPKTYEKIIHDELLLKKINAILNLQIKENELDMFAASFLMQDSLKIQTIKLDNKNIPIDEKELKQTWEKNKELYKTQKNYELATYFLKPDEIVVEDKEIQAYYEENKNNYKDFAGKILSLEQSKDKVIKDLKLSKLKVKANESYVALRKNELSFDKNITISDADIYYPLENIQKAKENDFIKPFNFEDGYMVAKIIKINPIQTKTFEQAKNEVSKLYIKEKTKTILEEKAKLALENFQGIDIGTYSRDSGKKEKVGDMMNDTEFSEFLMHVFDSNKAKSYVLFDDKAIVYEITKQTLENQNKEEIYKFIIEQSAKQTKQTLLKEELLKKLIELYPIQRYYKGNVN; encoded by the coding sequence ATGCTCACTTGGATGCAGCATCATAAAAAATATTTAGTTGTTACTATTTGGATTAGCGTTATTGCTTTTGTTGGAGCAGGCTTTGTAGGTTGGGGAAGTTATGATTTTAACACCGATAGATCAAATTCTGTTGCAAAAGTAGGTGATGAAAAAATAAGTTATGATGAGTTTAATTTAAAGTATTCTCAATTATTTAGCTATTATTCTCAGTTGAATAATGGTAACTACACACAAGAGCAAGCAAAAAAAGATGGTTTAGATATTCAAGCTATTAATGAACTTATACAAGAAAAACTTCTACTTTCTTATGCAAAAACCTTAGGATTGAATGTGAGCGAAGAAGAAATTGCTTATGATTTAGCACACCAAGAAATCTTTCATAATGCCTCAGGGGTTTTTGATAAAAATTTATATTATAATTTACTTGCTAGAAATAATTACACACCGAAAACTTATGAAAAAATTATCCACGATGAATTACTACTTAAAAAAATCAATGCAATTTTAAATTTACAGATCAAAGAAAATGAACTTGATATGTTTGCAGCAAGTTTTTTAATGCAAGATAGTCTGAAAATTCAAACTATAAAACTTGATAATAAAAACATCCCGATTGACGAAAAAGAATTGAAACAAACTTGGGAAAAAAATAAAGAACTTTATAAAACACAAAAGAACTATGAGCTTGCAACTTATTTTTTAAAACCTGATGAAATTGTAGTTGAAGATAAGGAAATTCAAGCTTATTATGAAGAAAACAAAAATAATTACAAAGATTTTGCAGGAAAAATTTTAAGTCTAGAACAAAGTAAAGATAAAGTTATAAAAGATCTAAAACTCTCTAAACTCAAAGTTAAAGCTAACGAAAGTTATGTTGCTTTAAGAAAAAACGAACTTAGTTTTGATAAAAATATTACAATTAGCGATGCTGATATTTATTATCCTTTGGAAAATATACAAAAAGCCAAAGAAAATGATTTTATTAAACCCTTCAACTTTGAAGATGGATATATGGTTGCGAAAATTATCAAAATAAATCCTATACAAACTAAAACTTTTGAACAAGCTAAAAACGAAGTAAGTAAACTTTATATTAAGGAAAAAACTAAGACCATTTTAGAAGAAAAGGCAAAGCTTGCTTTGGAAAATTTTCAAGGTATAGACATAGGTACTTATAGTCGTGACTCAGGTAAAAAGGAAAAAGTAGGTGATATGATGAATGATACTGAATTTAGCGAGTTTTTAATGCATGTATTTGACTCAAATAAAGCCAAATCTTATGTATTATTTGATGATAAAGCAATAGTTTATGAAATCACAAAACAAACTTTAGAAAATCAAAATAAAGAAGAAATTTATAAATTTATCATAGAGCAAAGCGCTAAACAAACCAAACAAACTTTACTTAAAGAAGAATTATTAAAAAAACTTATAGAATTATATCCAATCCAACGCTATTATAAAGGAAATGTAAATTGA